The genome window CACAACGCCCAGCAATGTATGCGCATCGGGATGGCTGATAAACGTCACCATAACCGCCAGCGCTGTTGCCACAAGTCCGCCAATATAAGGGACAAGATTTAAAATCGCGGCCATGATGCCCAAAAGCATCGCATACTGAACATTCAATAGCAGCAGCCCTACCGAATTCAGCACCGCAACAACAGCCGTTTCCAGCAGCAAACCCACCATATAGCTTTGAATAATGGCTTTGATCTCGCTAAGCACTTCCAGCACGCGCGGCTTATGCTTCTCTGCAAACAGGACGACCATAAAATGCAGCAGCATCGTACGGTAATAAAGGAGCAAGAATGCGTATATAGGGATAAGGATCAATGTTGCGAGCGGTCCCGTAACCACGCCGAGCGTCTCGGCACCCTGGAAATTTTCGAGCGTTTTTGTCTGGGCATTTTTGAGATATTCGGCCTGTTTGCTATAACTGACGCTATATTCCCGCCGTATCCAGCGCCGCGCATCCCTGTAAAACTCATTAATGTTCCGCTTCAATTTCGGCCATTCATCCGAGAAATCTGAAAGTTGCATTGATAGCAGGATCGCGACGCCGGACACAAGCACGACCGCAAGTAACACCGCCAGGGTGATCGCCAGCACCTTATGCATCCCCAGCCGCGTCAGCCAAGCCTCCACCGGCCTGAGCAAAACCGCAATCAACCCTGCCAAAGCCAGAGGGACAATAATATCCTGACCCAGATAGATTCCCAGCATGATGAGGCCTATGGCCAGGAGGGAGTAGGTAAGCTTTTCGTGGAAGGGGGCGGGGGTGAGGGAAGTCATTTCAATTGTTTAGTGACTCAATATAATGTAAAAAAGAATCTTCTTGGAAAATGTTTCAAACCAACCGCTTCACCATAAACACGCTATGCCCGATCTCCTCATTCTGCCCGGGTTTTTCGGCGTTGGTGTAGCCTAGTTTTTGATACATTGCGATGGCTTGGGGCTGGCCAGTGCCGGTTTCCAGGACGGCATTTTTGTAGCCTAGTTCGATGGCCCATTGTTCCAGTTCGCGTACCATGGTGGAGGCGATGCCTTTGCCGCGGAACGCCGGAACGACAAACATGCGCTTTAACTCTATCGTGCTTTCGTCGTAAATCTTGAAACAGCCGCAGGCTACGACCGTATTATTTTCGTAAGCAAGAAGCACGGTTGGCAGATTGGTAATGCGGTTATAGTCTTCGTAATCAGCCTTATTGGTATTGTAAATAGCGCAAAGTTCGTCGTCCAGCTGGTCGGTTAGCTTTTTGAAATCGGGGTTTTCGCTGTTTGTTCTGATCATTGGTCGCGTGTCGGGAAATGGATCGCGAAATTAGAGGATTAATAGCAGATTATTGTTTGTCCAATTTGGTCAGGAAATCATTTGCGTGCTGCAAATGTGCTTTTCGCTTTCCTTCATCCATGTTGTCGAATGTGCGGATGAGCATACCCAAGCGTGGGTTTTTCAGGAAGAATTTTCTGTTTTTATCCATAAACCGCCAGAAAAGTCCGTCCCAGGTTTGCTGCCAGTCGCCTTTGGGGAAGTCGCTCATTTTCATCAGATAATTACTGCCGCTAATGTAAGGCTTGGTTGCTAGTAATCCACCGTCTGCGAATTGGCTCATTCCGTAGACATTAGGGACCATTACCCAGTCGTATGCGTCAATAAAAAGCTCCATAAACCAGCGATAAACGTCATCAGGGTCGAATTCGCATAATAGCATGAAGTTTCCCAGCACCATTAAGCGCTCAATGTGATGGCAGTAACCGATATCGAGGACTTTCCTGATAACAATATCAACCGGCTCGATGCCTGTTGTGCCGGTCCAGAACGTTTCAGGGATTTTGCGTGTATAGCCCCAATAATTTCGCGTCCGCTCTATGCTGCCTTTGTATTCGTAAACCCCATGCATAAACTCCCGCCAGCCAATGATCTGCCGGATAAAGCCTTCCAGTGAGTTGAGCGGAATATCATGTTTTCGCGCATACTTTATGGTTGCGTTTATGACTTTTTTAGGCGTTAGTAAGCCTGTATTGAGCATGGGCGTCAACACGCTGTGATGGAGAAAATGTTCTGAAATCACCATGGCATCCTCGTATTTGCCAAATTCTTCAAAACGCTTTTCCATAAACTGATCGAGCCAGGCCTCGCTTTCTTCGGTGGTGATCGGGAAGCGGATTTCGTCGGGAATGTCGCCGTAATTGTCCTTATAATGTTGCCCGACGTAACGTTTCGCTTCGTCATAATGCTCATTTGAAGCCGGGAAATGAATAGTTGGCGGCATTTGTTTTTTGGGGAATTTTAATCGGTTTTCCGTATCAAAACTCCATTTGCCACCTTCCGGGTCACCGTCTTCGTCCAGCAGGATCTTGTATTTTTTGCGCTGAGCACTGTAAAAATCTGCCTGGAAATATCTTTTCTTGTTCATGAAATACATTTCCAGATCTTCTTTGGAATTCACGAACATCGGCGTTTCAAACTCGATCAGCTCGATATTGTTCATCTTTGCAGACGTTGAAAGTCGTTTTTGGAGCCAGTTATCGGTAACATTCACATAGAAAATTTCTTCAACACCCTTTTTTTTAAGCATAGGAACCAGTTTCCGGACATCAGCCAGCAGATCCTGCGCGTCAATGTAATGCACATTTAATTTCTGGCTTTCTAAATGCAGCTTGTAAGCCTGCATCGAAGCGCGGTGGAAGAATAATTTGTGCTTGTGAAATGAAAATTGGTTGAAATATAGATCCTCTTCCATCAGAAAAACCTCTCTTCCCGCTGCAACAGCCGGATGGGGATGAAACAACTGATGTGGAAAAATTAACGTAATTGCCTTCATTTGCTATTCATTATCGATACATGCCGACCAACTTCCTTACTAAAACCATGCGAATCCTTGCATTCTTGCTCTTAACCTGTTTTGTTTCTGTTTGTTCTGCTCAAAACAGCTTCCGAGTCGTTCCTTTGGGGGTTAGGGGAGGCGGGGATGATGGAAACCTGTCGGCCTACATGGTCGCACCGGTAAATTCCAATGCTTATGTTTGCTTGGATGCGGGGACTGTGACGAATGGGATTTCCAAAGCATTGACAAACAAGGCGTTCTCAGTTGCCGCGGATGTTGTTTTGAGAAAATATATCAAGGCTTATTTGATTTCCCATCCACATTTGGATCACGTTTCGGGCATGGTGATCAATTCGGTGGAAGACACGGCGAAGAATGTTTATGGCACAGAATATTGCATTGAAACGCTGAAAAGCCATTATTTCAATTGGAAAAGCTGGCCTAACCTGACGAACGAAGGTGCGAGTCCGGCTTTGAAAAAGTATAGTTATAAAATGCTTGGTGAGGATCAGGAAGTTGATATTGAGCAGACGGAAATGTCCGTGAAAATATTTAAACTAAGTCATTCCAATCCATACGAAAGCACTGCATTTCTAATCCGGAAAGGCGAAAAATATGTCCTGTATTTTGGTGATACAGGTCCTGACGAAATTGAGAAGTCTGATAAAATGCAGCAGGTCTGGAAGGCGGTTGCGCCGCTGGTGAAGGCAAAACAGTTGGCGGGAATATTTTTAGAAGTATCTTATACTAACAAGCAGCCGGACAGACAATTATACGGACATTTAACGCCAAAATGGCTGATGAAAGAATTGAATGTGCTGTCAGAAATCTCAGGCGCAGGAAGCTTGAAGGGCCTGAATGTAATTATCACACATATGAAGCCAACGGCAGATAATGAGTCGCAGATTAAGGCGGAATTAGCGAGTGATAATGCGCTTGGATTAAACCTTATTTTCCCGGAACAGGGCAAAGCATTTGAATTGAAATAACAACTTCCGGGCCGAAATAACATGCACCCGGAAGTTGAAAGCATTATTTTTTAGCAGGAACCGGCGTCGGATGCACAGGCACTTTGAGCTCCATTCCGAGCTTTTCGTTGAATTTTTCTATCAAGTAAGCGGAAAGCAACGGAGAAGCCTCTTCATGATTTTGGTGGACAAAAAAGTAAATGTTCTCAATTCCTTCTTCCACCCACAATCTCAATCGCTCAAACCAGTCATCCAGCCTCGTATAATCGGAATCCACATTGGCACCATTATAACGCACAAATGCAGTCGGCGTGGTCAGGCGCATGTGCAGTAAGTCGCGGCGACCGGCGGAGTCTGTGACAATGTGGGTAATGTTATTTTTTTCCAAAACCTCGTAAAGCTCGTCGCTGTTGAATGAGCCGTCGTACCAGCCTGTGTGGCGTAGTTCCAATGCAAGCGGGAAGCCGGAAGGCCATTCTTCCAGGTATGCTTTCAAAACGTCCCAGTTTTTCGGGCCGAAATTGTCGGGCATCTGGAGGAAGAGCATGCCCAGTTTTTCCTGCAAATGTGCGATGCCATCCAGATACACTTCTGTGGGCTCTTTCGCATCTTTCAGGCGTTTCCAATGGCTAATGCCCTGGTGCAGTTTCGGGAAAAACCGGAATTCAGCAGGCGTTTTGTTATACCAGCTTTCGATCGTTTCTACGGGAAAGTTGTTATAAAAAGTCGCATTCAGTTCAATGCTGTTGAATTGAGTTGCATAGTAACCGAGCTCATCCTTTGTTCCTTTCGGATAAAAACTTTTTAAATCTGCCTTGTTCCATTTAGCACAACCAATGTAAATATTCGGCTTGCCTTTCTTTGCGTCGTTCAACAATTGCTTGTTAGCAGCCGCATCGTCCGGCAACTTAAAATCAACATCTTCTGGATTATCAACTTTCCCGAATTTCATGGTCTAATGTCTAAAATGGATCAATGATATATATAAAGAAGAATTTCCGTCGGTTTAAACCGACGGAAAAATCTCATGAATTATCGGCCGAAATCGTCTTGGACGCGAACGATATCGTCTTCATCGGATGGATTTGCGGCATCTGTATGTTTCCAGATTTCTGCCACAAAACCCCATTCGTCAACCCCTACCAAGCGATGACGCTCTCCTTTTTGCAGTTCCACAACTGTCCCGATCGGCAATTGGCGCAATGGTGTTTCTTCGTCTGTATCGCTGATCACAATGCCCGCATTGCCGCCAATTACCTTCCAAATTTCAGCGCGACGGTGATGATACTGCCAGGAAAGACGTTTATTAGGCGCTACAACCAATATTTTAGGGCTCAGTTTTTCGTAACCTGCAAAATCTTCAAGCGACAAATGAGGGAAGAATGTGGATATGAATTTCGGAGCTTCCGTTTCTTCCAAAACAAAAAAACCGCCCCACGGCCGCGAATGATCCTTGCTTACAACAGTGAAACCCTGTTCGTCGATAAACTGCTGAACTTTGGCAAATACAACATCCTTATCGGCTGTCGCGGTGAAAGATTGTATCATAAATTGTGATGTTGGTAAAATCAGTGATGGTTTCAAAATTAGGATAAAAAACAAAAAGATGCCCCAAAATATTCAGGGCACCTTTTGAATTATATCTACTAACTTATATTATTTGTCCCACCAAACTTTGGTAGTGAAGTCGTCAGGTAATGTTGCCCCGGTTTGGTAATTCGGGTTTCCTGCCACTTCGTTGGTTGGGTAGCGAAGTCTTACCGGGATTGTTCCGCCTGTTACATTGCCTGGATAGTTGGTTGGTGTCAATTTAGGGAATCCCGTTCTTCTCCAGTCGGACCATGCTTCCCACCAGTTGAAGAATTTGTTCACCCACATTTGCTCACCGATCATTTCAAGGGCTGGTTTTGTAACGCCATAAGGATAGGTCGTCAGATATTTGGCAGCCGCTGCATCGGACACGGTCAGGGACGCGTCGAATGGCGTGTACATTTGCATAGAAGCCTTCACGCCGGCCTCATAATGTGATTTGGCTGTGCCTGCAATGCCGGTTCCAATCTTTCTCTCAATCGCCTCAGCAAGCAGGAACTCCACTTCGCCATAATTCATGATCTGGTAAGGATCAGAATCCTGCAACATTTTTGAATTAATTCTTGAATAGGTTGTAGAGACATCGATCGGCTTTTTGTTTTCCAATTTTTCAAGCATCGCCAGATCATATCCGTTAGGCATTCCTTTTTGCTTCACCGGGTCCGTAATCACCGTTCCGCTGCCTATTCCGCCGCTAATGATCATCAAACGCGGATCATCATCTGTGGCAACAGCCGGGTTCGCACCTTTCAGGAAATTAACCAATGTCGCACTTAAATAAGTAGGCTGACCGCCATCACCCGCATCAAACGCACGCGAAATACCGTTCTGATTCACCCACTCGCTCGGGCCATCGGCCATTTTCACCCACACATTGTCTGCATTGCTTGTGAAAACACCTCCCGCAGCTGCTTTGGTTACGTAAGTTGCCGCTTTGGCCGCATCCACATTAGAAATACGCATTGCCAGGCGAAGCATTAAAGAATAACCCCATTTTTTCCATCTGGCAATGTCACCGTTGTAGATGAAATCCGCTGCTTTGAACCCCTCATCCGGATTGGAAGTGCTTAATGCTGCTGTTGCCTCATCGAG of Dyadobacter chenhuakuii contains these proteins:
- a CDS encoding AI-2E family transporter, with translation MTSLTPAPFHEKLTYSLLAIGLIMLGIYLGQDIIVPLALAGLIAVLLRPVEAWLTRLGMHKVLAITLAVLLAVVLVSGVAILLSMQLSDFSDEWPKLKRNINEFYRDARRWIRREYSVSYSKQAEYLKNAQTKTLENFQGAETLGVVTGPLATLILIPIYAFLLLYYRTMLLHFMVVLFAEKHKPRVLEVLSEIKAIIQSYMVGLLLETAVVAVLNSVGLLLLNVQYAMLLGIMAAILNLVPYIGGLVATALAVMVTFISHPDAHTLLGVVGVFIAVQFIDNNFLVPLIVGSKVKINALVSIVGVLVGGALAGLSGMFLSIPAIAMMKVVFDRIDGLKPWGILLGDQTPEQANNNLFRLVNKRKPKKKTDEDA
- a CDS encoding GNAT family N-acetyltransferase, whose protein sequence is MIRTNSENPDFKKLTDQLDDELCAIYNTNKADYEDYNRITNLPTVLLAYENNTVVACGCFKIYDESTIELKRMFVVPAFRGKGIASTMVRELEQWAIELGYKNAVLETGTGQPQAIAMYQKLGYTNAEKPGQNEEIGHSVFMVKRLV
- a CDS encoding cryptochrome/photolyase family protein — its product is MKAITLIFPHQLFHPHPAVAAGREVFLMEEDLYFNQFSFHKHKLFFHRASMQAYKLHLESQKLNVHYIDAQDLLADVRKLVPMLKKKGVEEIFYVNVTDNWLQKRLSTSAKMNNIELIEFETPMFVNSKEDLEMYFMNKKRYFQADFYSAQRKKYKILLDEDGDPEGGKWSFDTENRLKFPKKQMPPTIHFPASNEHYDEAKRYVGQHYKDNYGDIPDEIRFPITTEESEAWLDQFMEKRFEEFGKYEDAMVISEHFLHHSVLTPMLNTGLLTPKKVINATIKYARKHDIPLNSLEGFIRQIIGWREFMHGVYEYKGSIERTRNYWGYTRKIPETFWTGTTGIEPVDIVIRKVLDIGYCHHIERLMVLGNFMLLCEFDPDDVYRWFMELFIDAYDWVMVPNVYGMSQFADGGLLATKPYISGSNYLMKMSDFPKGDWQQTWDGLFWRFMDKNRKFFLKNPRLGMLIRTFDNMDEGKRKAHLQHANDFLTKLDKQ
- a CDS encoding MBL fold metallo-hydrolase, with product MRILAFLLLTCFVSVCSAQNSFRVVPLGVRGGGDDGNLSAYMVAPVNSNAYVCLDAGTVTNGISKALTNKAFSVAADVVLRKYIKAYLISHPHLDHVSGMVINSVEDTAKNVYGTEYCIETLKSHYFNWKSWPNLTNEGASPALKKYSYKMLGEDQEVDIEQTEMSVKIFKLSHSNPYESTAFLIRKGEKYVLYFGDTGPDEIEKSDKMQQVWKAVAPLVKAKQLAGIFLEVSYTNKQPDRQLYGHLTPKWLMKELNVLSEISGAGSLKGLNVIITHMKPTADNESQIKAELASDNALGLNLIFPEQGKAFELK
- a CDS encoding DUF72 domain-containing protein, whose amino-acid sequence is MKFGKVDNPEDVDFKLPDDAAANKQLLNDAKKGKPNIYIGCAKWNKADLKSFYPKGTKDELGYYATQFNSIELNATFYNNFPVETIESWYNKTPAEFRFFPKLHQGISHWKRLKDAKEPTEVYLDGIAHLQEKLGMLFLQMPDNFGPKNWDVLKAYLEEWPSGFPLALELRHTGWYDGSFNSDELYEVLEKNNITHIVTDSAGRRDLLHMRLTTPTAFVRYNGANVDSDYTRLDDWFERLRLWVEEGIENIYFFVHQNHEEASPLLSAYLIEKFNEKLGMELKVPVHPTPVPAKK
- a CDS encoding phosphoheptose isomerase; this encodes MIQSFTATADKDVVFAKVQQFIDEQGFTVVSKDHSRPWGGFFVLEETEAPKFISTFFPHLSLEDFAGYEKLSPKILVVAPNKRLSWQYHHRRAEIWKVIGGNAGIVISDTDEETPLRQLPIGTVVELQKGERHRLVGVDEWGFVAEIWKHTDAANPSDEDDIVRVQDDFGR
- a CDS encoding SusD/RagB family nutrient-binding outer membrane lipoprotein; its protein translation is MKNLKKYIKYGLAVALVTGCDTKQLHDLNINPQALNEVNLNFIFTSAELGIASNGTTGDNRYIDWRTNIGMFSYAIQHLANSGGGIAPGDKYTVNAETNAAPFEFTYNDQLKNIAEILKQSGPGGFAEGKYKNTREASRILRAFSFARLTDLYGNIPYSEANKGIEGIFFPKYDTQDVIYADLLKELDEATAALSTSNPDEGFKAADFIYNGDIARWKKWGYSLMLRLAMRISNVDAAKAATYVTKAAAGGVFTSNADNVWVKMADGPSEWVNQNGISRAFDAGDGGQPTYLSATLVNFLKGANPAVATDDDPRLMIISGGIGSGTVITDPVKQKGMPNGYDLAMLEKLENKKPIDVSTTYSRINSKMLQDSDPYQIMNYGEVEFLLAEAIERKIGTGIAGTAKSHYEAGVKASMQMYTPFDASLTVSDAAAAKYLTTYPYGVTKPALEMIGEQMWVNKFFNWWEAWSDWRRTGFPKLTPTNYPGNVTGGTIPVRLRYPTNEVAGNPNYQTGATLPDDFTTKVWWDK